A single Candidatus Methylomirabilota bacterium DNA region contains:
- a CDS encoding STAS domain-containing protein: MSLRIEIETNVAGAERTSRIRLEGRLDTATSPQLEKELVPLVDGRFDTLIFDLAGLEFISSAGIRVLVHARKTMRAQLGGVLMVNAQPQIVKVFEIIKALPGLAIFSSQAELDQYLAEMQRRVRGD; encoded by the coding sequence ATGTCCCTCAGGATCGAGATCGAGACCAACGTCGCGGGCGCGGAGCGAACGTCCCGGATCCGCCTGGAGGGCCGGCTGGACACCGCCACCTCGCCGCAGCTCGAGAAGGAGCTGGTGCCGCTGGTGGACGGCCGCTTCGACACCCTGATCTTCGACCTCGCCGGGCTGGAGTTCATCTCCAGCGCCGGGATCCGCGTCCTGGTCCACGCGCGCAAGACCATGCGGGCCCAGCTCGGGGGCGTTCTCATGGTCAACGCGCAGCCCCAGATCGTGAAGGTCTTCGAGATCATCAAGGCCCTGCCTGGCCTCGCGATCTTCAGCAGCCAGGCGGAGCTGGACCAGTACCTCGCCGAGATGCAGCGCCGCGTCCGCGGCGACTAG
- a CDS encoding SpoIIE family protein phosphatase — MIDLSERRILIVDDTKANIDLLASALKGEYRLSVALSGEAALRVVDKTPPDLILLDVVMPGLDGFEVCRRLRENKATRDIPIMFLTALDEVSSKTQAFEMGGTDYVTKPFEMLEVKARVRSLLKAKAYNDAFREMVASELRIARNIQSSALPREFEPLAAGTGLEVHAVMEPAREVGGDLYDVLRLPGGRLFAVLGDVSGKGIPAAMFMMVTTALLRVAARDGLDAPALLARLNDQLCADNPTSMFVTLTCAAVDGAAGTVRYAIAGHTAPVLLTAGGQARLLGGNLGTIAGVEPGLAFPSAAVELAPGDTFVLYSDGVTESFEPGGRAFGESGLLAALQGVRAASAREVVERLLAAVRAFAAGDEPSDDIAILALRRALPVPLDLLVRADPHAVVEATDRVRAWCTEAVIPEEAAHDLALALEEVGINVAVHALQRRPGASFRVRLWREGGEALLEVRDPGEAFNPLEAPPPVMAETHEDQLPGGLGIYLVKSLVTRAAWTREGEENVLTLARALDG; from the coding sequence GTGATCGATCTCTCCGAGCGACGCATCCTGATCGTCGACGACACCAAGGCCAACATCGACCTGCTGGCGTCGGCCCTCAAGGGGGAGTACCGCCTCTCGGTGGCGCTGAGCGGCGAGGCGGCGCTCCGCGTCGTGGACAAGACGCCGCCCGACCTCATCCTCCTCGACGTGGTCATGCCCGGACTGGACGGCTTCGAGGTCTGCCGGCGCCTGCGCGAGAACAAGGCCACCCGGGACATCCCGATCATGTTCCTCACCGCCCTCGACGAAGTGTCGAGCAAGACCCAGGCCTTCGAGATGGGGGGCACGGACTACGTCACCAAGCCATTCGAGATGCTGGAGGTCAAAGCCCGGGTGCGGTCGTTGCTCAAGGCGAAAGCCTACAACGACGCCTTCCGGGAGATGGTGGCCAGCGAGCTGCGCATCGCCCGCAACATCCAGTCGAGCGCCCTGCCCCGCGAGTTCGAACCGCTGGCCGCCGGCACCGGCCTCGAGGTCCACGCGGTGATGGAGCCCGCCCGCGAGGTGGGGGGCGACCTCTACGACGTCCTCCGGTTGCCGGGCGGCCGGCTGTTCGCCGTCCTGGGCGACGTCTCCGGCAAAGGCATCCCGGCCGCCATGTTCATGATGGTGACGACCGCCCTCCTGCGGGTCGCGGCGCGGGACGGGCTGGACGCCCCGGCGCTCCTGGCCCGCCTGAACGATCAGCTCTGCGCCGACAACCCGACCTCGATGTTCGTCACCCTCACCTGCGCCGCGGTGGACGGCGCGGCCGGGACCGTCCGCTACGCCATCGCCGGCCACACCGCGCCCGTCCTCCTGACGGCCGGCGGCCAGGCGCGTCTGCTGGGCGGGAACCTCGGGACGATCGCGGGCGTCGAGCCGGGCCTCGCGTTTCCGTCGGCCGCGGTCGAGCTGGCCCCCGGGGACACGTTCGTGCTCTACAGCGACGGCGTGACCGAGAGCTTCGAGCCCGGAGGAAGGGCTTTCGGCGAGTCGGGTCTCCTGGCGGCGCTCCAGGGCGTCCGGGCCGCCTCGGCCCGGGAGGTCGTGGAGCGACTCCTGGCGGCGGTCCGCGCGTTCGCGGCCGGGGACGAGCCGTCGGACGACATCGCGATCCTCGCCCTCCGCCGCGCCCTGCCGGTGCCGCTCGACCTCCTGGTGCGGGCTGACCCCCACGCGGTGGTCGAAGCCACCGACCGGGTGCGGGCGTGGTGTACGGAGGCCGTGATCCCCGAGGAGGCGGCTCACGACCTCGCCCTGGCCCTCGAGGAAGTGGGGATCAACGTGGCCGTCCACGCCCTCCAGCGGCGCCCGGGGGCGAGCTTCCGCGTGCGGCTATGGCGCGAGGGCGGCGAGGCCCTGCTCGAGGTCCGCGACCCGGGCGAGGCCTTCAACCCCCTGGAGGCGCCGCCCCCCGTGATGGCGGAGACCCACGAGGACCAGCTTCCGGGCGGCCTCGGCATCTACCTGGTCAAGAGCCTCGTGACCCGCGCGGCGTGGACCCGCGAGGGGGAGGAGAACGTCCTCACGCTCGCGCGCGCCCTCGACGGGTAG
- a CDS encoding aspartyl protease family protein, whose protein sequence is MGLFQVKGRITGPTGRVEQIDLLVDTGATLLVIPRPLADRLEVVPQRSQPVILAEGQRDVWPVAEVRLALDGQEVTTPCFIAPGGPALLGAVALESLFLAVDPVAKKLVPVEGFVG, encoded by the coding sequence ATGGGACTTTTCCAGGTCAAGGGCCGGATCACGGGACCCACGGGCCGCGTCGAGCAGATCGATCTGCTCGTAGACACGGGCGCCACCCTGCTCGTGATTCCCCGTCCGCTGGCGGACCGGCTCGAAGTCGTTCCGCAGAGGTCCCAGCCAGTCATCCTGGCCGAGGGCCAACGCGACGTGTGGCCCGTCGCCGAGGTCCGCCTGGCCCTGGATGGTCAAGAAGTCACCACGCCCTGCTTCATTGCGCCGGGCGGTCCCGCTCTGCTGGGCGCCGTAGCCCTCGAAAGCCTCTTTCTGGCCGTCGACCCCGTGGCCAAGAAGTTGGTCCCCGTCGAAGGCTTCGTCGGCTGA